One window of the Shewanella litorisediminis genome contains the following:
- the yegQ gene encoding tRNA 5-hydroxyuridine modification protein YegQ, which yields MFKPELLSPAGTLKNMRYAFAYGADAVYAGQPRYSLRVRNNDFKLENLKTGIEEAHSLGKKLYVVSNIAPHNAKLKTYLDDMAPVVAMNPDALIMSDPGLIMMVREAFPDQVVHLSVQANAINWASVKFWQSVGIKRVILSRELSLDEIEEIRQRCPDIELEVFVHGALCMAYSGRCLLSGYINKRDPNQGTCTNACRWKYDAHEATENEAGDVVAIHTPESAVQLETPTLGNGPATDKIFLLQEENRPGEYMPAFEDEHGTYIMNSKDLRAIQHVERLAKIGVDSLKIEGRTKSFYYVARTAQLYRQAIEDAVAGRGFDPHLMTRLEGLAHRGYTEGFLRRHVHDEYQNYDYGYSISDSQQFVGEFTGKRNEAGLAEIDVKNKFIVGDSVELMTPQGNINLTVDTLYNRKGEAVEAGLGSGHMVYLPVPAEVDVNMGVLLRNLPNGNNTRNPHGEAEVIPTKAE from the coding sequence ATGTTTAAACCTGAGCTTCTGTCGCCGGCAGGCACACTGAAAAATATGCGCTACGCCTTTGCCTATGGCGCAGATGCCGTGTATGCGGGTCAGCCCAGATACAGTCTGCGCGTGCGCAACAACGACTTTAAACTGGAAAACCTGAAGACAGGTATCGAAGAAGCCCACAGCCTTGGCAAAAAATTGTATGTGGTGAGCAACATTGCGCCTCACAACGCCAAGCTGAAGACTTACCTCGACGACATGGCCCCTGTGGTTGCCATGAACCCGGACGCCCTCATCATGTCGGACCCGGGTCTTATCATGATGGTACGCGAAGCCTTCCCTGACCAGGTTGTCCACCTGTCGGTACAGGCCAACGCCATCAACTGGGCCTCGGTCAAATTCTGGCAGTCTGTGGGTATCAAACGGGTTATTCTGTCCCGCGAACTGTCGCTGGATGAAATTGAAGAAATCCGTCAGCGCTGCCCGGACATCGAGCTCGAAGTGTTCGTGCACGGCGCCCTGTGCATGGCCTACTCTGGCCGCTGCCTGCTGTCTGGCTACATCAACAAGCGCGACCCCAACCAGGGCACCTGCACCAACGCCTGCCGCTGGAAGTATGACGCCCACGAAGCCACCGAAAACGAAGCCGGTGACGTGGTAGCCATCCACACGCCAGAGAGCGCTGTGCAGCTGGAAACCCCAACGCTGGGTAATGGTCCTGCCACCGACAAAATCTTCCTGCTGCAGGAAGAAAACCGTCCCGGCGAATACATGCCAGCCTTTGAAGATGAGCACGGCACCTACATCATGAACTCCAAAGATCTGCGTGCCATTCAGCACGTGGAACGTCTGGCCAAAATCGGCGTGGATTCATTGAAAATTGAAGGCCGTACCAAGTCCTTCTACTACGTGGCCCGTACTGCTCAGCTGTACCGTCAGGCCATTGAAGATGCCGTGGCCGGTCGTGGTTTCGACCCTCACCTGATGACCCGCCTCGAAGGTCTGGCCCACCGCGGTTACACCGAAGGCTTCCTGCGTCGTCACGTGCACGATGAGTACCAGAACTACGACTATGGCTACTCCATCAGCGACAGCCAGCAGTTTGTGGGCGAGTTTACCGGTAAGCGCAACGAAGCGGGCCTCGCCGAAATCGATGTGAAAAACAAATTCATCGTCGGTGACAGCGTTGAGCTGATGACACCTCAGGGCAACATCAATCTGACTGTTGATACCCTCTACAACCGCAAGGGCGAAGCCGTTGAGGCCGGTCTGGGTTCAGGCCACATGGTGTACCTGCCGGTACCAGCCGAGGTGGATGTGAACATGGGCGTGCTGCTGCGCAACCTGCCAAACGGCAACAACACCCGCAACCCACACGGCGAAGCGGAAGTGATCCCCACCAAAGCCGAGTAA
- a CDS encoding HDOD domain-containing protein: MSNEHQLLVGLLKKLKDDALILPTLPEVAMRVQEVVGRPDSSLKQVAEIIGQDAAISARIIKVANSALYSRGVPAENINSAVTRIGLTQIKAIATSVAMEQLFISTNEMVWEVMDEVWRTSIDVTAAACSLLQIYNKKHPGSGLNYDTLTLAGLVHNIGALPVLTEAEAHPEMFTTIEHLRSLVRKMQGPIGRAVLKSWDFAPEVMEVVERWADLPYLGDHVSYLDFIRAAAFYTGELRAGNELEQRLDVFVKRGLPVSPDDLGSDAFLDSYHSIKESYE, from the coding sequence ATGTCGAACGAGCACCAGCTTTTGGTCGGATTGCTGAAAAAGCTGAAGGACGATGCCCTGATTTTGCCAACCCTGCCTGAAGTCGCCATGAGAGTTCAGGAAGTGGTGGGAAGGCCCGATTCCAGTCTTAAACAGGTTGCAGAGATTATTGGCCAGGATGCTGCCATTTCTGCCCGTATCATTAAAGTGGCCAACAGTGCCCTTTACAGTCGTGGTGTACCGGCGGAAAACATCAATTCTGCTGTAACGCGCATAGGACTGACCCAGATAAAAGCCATTGCGACGTCTGTAGCCATGGAGCAATTGTTTATCTCTACCAATGAAATGGTGTGGGAAGTGATGGACGAAGTGTGGCGTACCTCCATCGATGTAACCGCTGCCGCCTGTTCGCTGCTGCAGATTTACAACAAAAAACACCCTGGCAGTGGTCTTAACTACGATACCCTGACGCTGGCGGGACTGGTGCACAACATTGGCGCTCTGCCGGTGCTGACCGAGGCCGAAGCCCATCCGGAGATGTTTACCACCATAGAGCACCTGCGCTCGCTGGTGCGCAAGATGCAGGGTCCCATAGGCCGTGCGGTTCTCAAAAGTTGGGACTTTGCACCTGAGGTGATGGAAGTGGTTGAGCGCTGGGCGGATTTGCCTTATCTGGGCGATCATGTCAGCTATCTGGATTTTATCCGCGCTGCCGCCTTCTATACGGGTGAACTCAGGGCGGGCAACGAGCTTGAACAGCGTTTGGATGTGTTTGTCAAACGTGGCCTGCCGGTGAGTCCGGACGATCTGGGTAGCGACGCATTCCTTGACAGCTATCACTCCATCAAGGAAAGTTACGAGTAA
- the nhaA gene encoding Na+/H+ antiporter NhaA, translated as MVGNDNESKDDKFQAMPDELIDWLSKPLGRFLHIETAAAGVLLIATLLAMLLANSPWSAQYFAVWQTEFGIALGQVEFRMTLGEWINDAVMTLFFFLVSLELKRELVLGELSHPREAMLSVSAAIGGMLVPAAIYLLLTAGEPAAHGWGMVMATDTAFVIGCLALMGKHIPQQLRIFLLSLAIVDDIGAILVVAIGYGDALNYQALLAALIALIAVRAMTLLGIRNLMLYFMVGTMAWFAVEHSGIHPTVTGVILGLMTPTTKWVNEERLFKIFKHVVTHPHGQDWSGDIQARMALSTAEAAAREALSPVERLEILLHPWVGFAVMPLFAFANAGIPLDGLTVFAPLTGVIVISLAVGKPLGIYLFSWLAIRLHIGLRPKELTWPLLLAGGCLCGIGFTMSLFIAGLAFSPAHIDEAKVGILVASVISAVIGLFLIKLTLVYRGK; from the coding sequence ATGGTTGGAAACGATAACGAAAGTAAAGACGATAAATTCCAGGCTATGCCTGATGAACTCATCGACTGGTTGAGTAAACCGCTGGGCCGGTTCCTGCACATAGAAACGGCAGCAGCCGGTGTTTTATTGATTGCTACCTTGCTGGCGATGCTATTGGCTAATTCGCCCTGGTCCGCTCAGTATTTTGCCGTGTGGCAGACAGAGTTTGGCATTGCTCTGGGACAAGTTGAATTTCGGATGACCCTGGGTGAATGGATTAATGATGCCGTCATGACGCTCTTTTTTTTCCTGGTGTCATTGGAATTGAAGCGTGAACTCGTGTTGGGCGAGCTGAGTCACCCCCGTGAGGCGATGCTTTCTGTGAGTGCGGCTATCGGTGGAATGCTCGTGCCGGCTGCCATTTATCTGTTGTTGACTGCGGGCGAACCTGCAGCCCATGGCTGGGGAATGGTGATGGCAACCGACACGGCTTTTGTGATTGGTTGTTTGGCCTTAATGGGAAAACACATTCCTCAACAATTACGGATTTTCTTACTTTCATTGGCCATCGTTGATGATATAGGCGCCATTTTGGTGGTGGCCATTGGTTATGGGGATGCGCTTAACTATCAGGCATTGCTGGCTGCGCTCATTGCCCTTATTGCTGTTCGGGCGATGACACTCCTTGGGATCCGGAATTTGATGCTCTACTTTATGGTGGGCACCATGGCCTGGTTCGCCGTTGAACACTCGGGGATCCACCCAACAGTAACAGGCGTGATATTGGGTCTGATGACGCCAACAACAAAATGGGTGAATGAAGAACGTCTCTTTAAGATATTCAAACACGTGGTCACTCATCCCCATGGGCAGGACTGGAGTGGTGATATCCAGGCCAGAATGGCACTGAGCACTGCTGAGGCGGCCGCGAGAGAGGCTCTGTCGCCGGTAGAACGTTTGGAAATTTTACTTCACCCCTGGGTCGGATTTGCTGTTATGCCATTGTTTGCATTTGCCAACGCGGGAATCCCCCTTGACGGTTTGACGGTCTTTGCCCCATTGACGGGAGTAATAGTAATCAGCCTGGCGGTTGGCAAACCGTTGGGTATTTATCTATTTAGCTGGCTGGCGATACGTTTACATATAGGCTTACGTCCGAAAGAGCTAACCTGGCCTCTGCTGCTGGCTGGTGGCTGCTTATGCGGAATAGGATTCACCATGTCTCTGTTTATCGCCGGACTGGCGTTTTCACCTGCTCATATCGATGAGGCAAAGGTCGGTATCCTGGTTGCGTCGGTAATTTCCGCGGTGATTGGCTTGTTTCTTATCAAACTGACTCTTGTATATCGGGGCAAATAA